ACATCCTCTCCCGACCTCCTCCAGACCGAAGGGCTGACGGTACCTCCGAACAGTCTGATCATCGACCATCACGCGCCCACCGGTAAGTGGGACGACATGGATTTCAACTGTGACGAATCCCGCACATCCTGCTGCGAGATCGTCTACGACCTCATCACCTCCGCAGGTATCGAGATAGACCGCAAGACCGGTCTGGCACTTCTCGGAGGGATGCTCACGGACAGCGGACACTTCCAGTTCGCCGACAGCAGGATGCTGAGGACCTTCGCCGACATCCTTGACAAGTGCCAGATCCCTATGGACGAGGCCCTTCTCCTGGTACGCGCACCGGTCAGCATGTCCGAACGTACAGCTGCCATGAAGGCCATCGGCCGTTCCAAGTTCGAGAAGGTGGCTGACATGATCGTCGCCGTATCCTACGGAAGCAGCTTCGAGGCCGCATCCTGCAGGGCACTGATGGCCTCCGGAGCCGATGTGGTCTTCGTCGGATCGCAGAGGGACGAGGAGTTCCGTGTAAGTGCCAGAGCAACCCAGGAGATGGTGAGGAGAGGTATCAAGCTCGACGCCATCATGGGCCAGCTCAGCAAGGAGACCACCACCGACGGTGGAGGTCACGGCGGAGCCGCAGGCATGACCGGGATCGGCGATGCAGAGGCCATGGTTCACATGTGCATGATGAAGACCATGGACGAGTTCCGCAACATCAAAAAGAAGATGGAAGCGGAAAGGGACTCGCCGGGTTCCCCCGGCGAGTGATAAACTTTTTTCCGTTTAACGGAGTTTTCCGAGACCCTTCAGGATCTCGACTACCTTGTCGTAGTTCTCGGGATGTGCCGTGAAGAACTCGTTGACAGGTGCCAGCACCTTGTTGATACCCTCGGCGACTCCGGATTTGAGATCAACGGGCCCGAGTGCTCCGGAGAAGTATGCCTCGGTGAGGGCCTCGTAGGAATCGTAGGATACGTTTCCGCCGTACTTCTCGGGACGCTCGATGTCCATCCTTCCGAACCTGGGGAAGATGATGTACTTGGCGATCATCAGCATGGGGTTGGTACTCTCGTTCTCCTTCTCGGGAGGACAGTAGGCCTTCTTGATCTTCTGCCTGACTGAGTCGGGGGTGTCGTGGATGTTGATGCTGCTGGTGGGGTCGCTCTTCGACATCTTCATGTCGATCATGGCCGCGGACTGCTCGTCCATCGACTTGGCCTCCTCGCGGACGGTCTTATCCTTGGCACCGTCGCCGTTCATCCTCGCTCCGCCCTTCAGTCCGGGGAGCAGGGGAGTGTGGATGGCGATGGGTTTCTTCCATCCGAACTTCTCGGCGACCTCGCGGGCCAGCATATTGACCCTCCTCTGATCGATTCCAGCGTAAGCGACATCCACTCCAAGCTGGAACATGTCGACGCACTGCATGAGGGGGTAGATGATCTTGGAGGAGTCGAGCTCCGCCTCATCCTCCTTCCTTCCCATGATGGTCATGGTCCTCTTGATCCTGGACAGGGAGGTAATCTTACCTACCTTGATGATATTCTCCCAGTAGGAGAGGTCGTTGACGACGTCCTGCGCGTACCTGAACTCCACCTTATCCGCAGGTACACCCAAGGCGACGAAACAGTCCTCCATGTACCTGGCGACAGCACGGATGTTGTCGAGATTGCCGCCGACCTTGTCGTTGATGGATGCGTGCCAGTCGGCCCAGAGGATGATGACCTTGAAACCTGCGTCGCAGAGGTCCTTGATCTTGGCGGTCACGAGTGCCCATCCCATGTGGACGATTCCGGATGGCTCGAAACCGATATAGGCCAGAGGCTGCTCCTTGGTCTCAAGGACGGTCCTGAGCTCTTCCTCGCTCACGACCTCCATCGTGTTCCTTTTGATAAGCGCAAGTCTCTCTTCCACAGTCATGTTGTTTGATGCCATCTTTATCGACAACCGTTGTGGTACGGATATGCTCCTTCCTTAAAAAAATAGGGGGAGAGCAGCCCTGGGAAGAGACGGATTCCTGTCGATAATAAAGTGGGTATATAAACCGCTTTAATAACGGTCCGAATAGTTAAATTCAGTATAGTATAATCGAACATAATAAAATTTTTCTAAATTTTTTTAATATAATCTATTTTAAGAAAATGAATATAAATACTAATTTAGTATATTATCAAATATGGATGAATCAAAATTCATCTCTTCCATAGCAGGAAAAGTAAGATTCGATACGGACGGCATGTTTTCATACTTCCAACCAAGCGAACTGCCTTTCGACCTGCAGATCGGTAAGGACATGATCAGAAAGTCCCGCGAGACGCTCATCTCCCTCAGCAATCTGAACGGAAGGGTATCGGGCATGGAAGAGGAGGAAAAGGACATCCTTCTGAACACGCTTGTACTCAAGGAATCGGTCCATAGCTCATCCATCGAAGGAACCAGGTCCACGATCGGAGACATGTACCGTTCGGAGAAGGACAAGGTGGATGAAACCGTCCGGAGGGATGTCGAAGAGATCAACAACTATCGGGAAGCCCTCCTCAGCGGTATCGCACACCTTAAGAACGGCGGGAAGATCGATGTCAGGCTTATGCACAGCCTTCACCGGACCCTGATGAACGGTGTCCGCGGAGGCAACAAATCTCCCGGGGAATTCAAAACCTCCCAGAATGCCATCGGTACCCCTGGCGATACCCTAGAGACTGCCAAGATGGTCCCTGCGCCGCCTGCTGCGGTAGAACGTCTCATAGACAATCTCCTTGACTACATCGATTCCGACGAGGACCCCCTAATAAAGATCGCTTTGATCCACTACCAGTTCGAAACGATACACCCATACAGAGACGGCAACGGGAGGATCGGGAGGCTGTTGATCATGCTGCTCCTCTGTAAGGAAGGCATCCTGACCTACCCTGTGATCTACCCAAGCGAATACTTCGACAGGAACCGCAGCAGATACATCGACCTCCTCTTCGAGGTGAGTTCGGAAGACCGGTTCACGGAATGGTTCTCTTTCTTCCTGGGTGCTTTGAAAGAACAGGCTGACAGATCGTTCGCTATGATCTCCGCCCTGGCCGCATACAGAAAGCAGCTGTACTCCCGCTGTGCCAGCAAAACGGAAACGGATCTGGTCAAACTCTTCTTCGTGAATCCGTACCTGAGTTCGAAGGATGTTGCAGACAAATGCGGAGTATCCTCGCCAACTGCGATGAAACTCCTCTCCAAGATGGAATCCGCAGGTATCCTAAGAGAGACCACCGGGCGGAAGAAGGGCAGGCTGTACGTGGCCGACGGGGTTCTGGATATCCTCATGAGTCGCTAAGGGAGAAAACGCTTATCCCGACGATGCGATACCGTTCCCGATGTATGATGATCTGGTGGAAAGCCTGGAATCCTCGCCCGTGGTAATGAAGAACGGATACCCCTACTTCGTCCACCCGCTCACCGACGGCGTCCCCCATATGGATCCCAAGGTCCTGAAGGAGGTCCTCGCGTGGATGTACGAGGTCTGCGACTTCGACTGCGATTACCTCGTTGCACCTGAGGCCATGGGCATACCGCTGGCAGTTCCCATATCTCTTGAGAAGGGCATCCCCTACACCGTCGTCAGGAAGAAGATCTACGGGCTCCCCGGAGAGGTGGTCTTCGACCAGAAGACTGGATACTCAGGGAACAGGATGAGTCTCAACGGCCTGAAGAAAGGGGACAGGGTCGTAATCATCGACGATGTCATCAGTACCGGAGGGACGCTGGTGGCATTGATCGAGGCAATCAGATCCACCGGTGCTGAAATCACGGATATCCTCATTCCGGTCGAGAAGAACGACGGTAAGGACCTGGTTCTCGAAAAGACCGGCCTCAAGGTCAAGACCCTGGTGAAGGTCTCGGTGACGGACGGTAAGGTCCGGTGCAGTATCTGCTAACTGTAATACTCCCTTCTTAAAAGGTCCAAACCGTGGACTCCGCGATGGGTCCGGAAATCATCGCATTAGTCCTGGCCGCAGGTATCATCGGCGCCGCCATCGGTACGTTCACCGGGATCGTTCCCGGCATACACGTCAACACCGCTGCGACCGTTCTCCTAGGTTCATATCCCCTGATGGAGGAGGTCGTATCAGACTTCTGCGACCCCTCTTTCACACCGATCCTGATATCCTGCTGCATCATGTCCGCAGCGACGGTCCACTCGTTCGTTGACTTCGTTCCCTCGGTGTTCATCGGCGCTCCGGACCCTGACGATTCCCTCACTGTCCTCCCCGGTCACAGACTTCTCTCGGAGGGCAGGGGTATGGCTGCAGTCAGGGCTGCGGCGATAGGCAGCGCGGTGGGTTCCGTAGCTGCACTGGCACTGTCGATTCCGCTGCAATGGCTGATGCTCCGCGGAGGTTCGGAGATCATCGACTGCTTCACCTTTGGAGTGGTGACCGTGACCATCCTGGTGATAATCCTCGTGTCCTCCGACAGGCTGATCACGGCCGCGATGCTCCTTCTCACCGGGTTCATGGGAATAGCGATTAACTCAGAAATCATCCCTGTGATTGGCATCATGGAAGGGGGCACACTCCTCTTCCCGCTCCTTACGGGACTCTTCGGACTCCCTCCTCTTCTGGATAATGCGGCCGGCGGGAGGATCCCCGCCCAATACGATGAGGGCAATGACCCAGTAGGTCCGATGCCCGGGATCAAAGGTGTTGCCACGGGCATACTTGCGGGATGGTTTCCCGGCATAACCGCCACAGCGGGGGCCACTCTGGCCTCTGCTGTCACCCGCGAGAACGATCCCGCCAGATTCATATCCATGACCGCCAGCATAGGGACCGTCACCTCGGTGTTCTCACTGGTGACGCTGTCCGTCTCCGGAAGCGGAAGGTCGGGACCGTCGATGGCCGTCAAACAGGTCATCGGGGATTCGCTCGGCGGATTCTGTTCCGAGGCATTCGTCCTGATCTTGCTCAGCATGGCCCTCGCCACTCTGCTGGGATATGTATCCACCATCGGTGCGGGAAAGCTCATGGTCAGGATATCCGACAGAATCTCCCCCGTAGCGATGGGGGATGCGGTGCTGGGACTCATCGTGATATTGGTCCTGCTCTTCACGGGGCCGTTCGGACTCGCTGTCCTGGTGGTATCGGCTGCGGTGGGGCGCATACCTCCGGCACTCGGAGTCAGCAGAGTATGCCTGACAGGATGTCTGATGCTCCCGGTGGTTCTCAATGTATTTTTGTGAAATGCTAAATACATCCAGTCCATAGAAAACGGTATGAACGAGCTGCTTGACAGGAAACATACCGGTATGTTACTGGCAGTGGTCTTCTTTGCCACATTCATGGACGGAGTAGATGGCAGTATCGTCAACGTCGCCCTCCCCGACATAGGCAGTTCGTTCGGTGTCGATACGGGAACCGTATCATGGGTGTCCATCACCTACATGATGATCCTGGCAGGCACCCTCGTGGCTTTCGCCAGGATAGCCGCCGACAAAGGTATCAGACTGATCATGGCGCTCGGACTGTTCATCTTCACGGTCAGTTCCTTCGTCTGCGGCATATCGGTCTCTTTCCCCATGCTCATCGCGGCCAGGGCCGTTCAGGCGGTGGGAGCGGGCATGATGGCCGCTGCCGGTCCCATGTGCTGCGTGGTCCACCTCCCCCCGGAGAAACTGGCCTTCGGACTTTCCATCGTGACCATCGGGGCCTCGGTAGGATTCGCCATCGGCCCCGCACTGGGCGGAGCCATCGTGAACTTCGCTGATTGGGAATGGATCTTCCTGATAAACATCCCGCTGGGAGCGATTGCCATCCCGCTCATGCTCAAGGCCGTGCCCAAGAGCATCGAACCCGCCAGGAAATCCACTCTGGACCATACGGGGGCCATTCTCCTGCTGGTGGCCATCGTCCTCATCACGTTCTCGATCGAGACCCTCTCCCATTCGGATATGAGAAGGTACTCCGTGATCGCGGCGGCGGTGGGACTGTGCGTCCTGTTCGCATTCATATATGTGGAGAAACACCGCGAGAATCCCCTGCTGAAACTGTCCATGTTCAGACGCTGGGACTTCTCGCTGATCTTCACAACCCTGATGGAGATCAACATGGTCTTCATGGGCATCCTCTATCTGGTCCCCTTCTACGCGGAGATCTGCCTGGGGATGTCCTCGCTCACCACCGGACTGTTCCTTCTGTCCTCACCGCTCCTCACCGCCATCCTCGGCATGCCCATAGCAAGGATGTCCGACGTAAGAGGCAGGAAGATATTCTGCGTCCTGTCGGGAGTATTCGCCATGATGGCCTTCGCAATATTCATGTTCGCGTCCGACAACATGCATTGGGTACTGTTCCTTGCCACCATGATCCTTATGGGTCTCTCGTGGGCATGTGTCGGAGGACCCATGGCCTCTCGTCTGGTGGAACATGCCGGTAACGAACCTGAGATGGCCTCTTCCCTGACCAACGAGGCATATTATATCGGAGGCGCCATAGGTACCGCCCTGGCGGCACTTGCATTCACCATAGCATCCGGTACCGACGGAATCGACATCGACTCGGTAACCTCCGCCCAGTTCCTCAGCGGCATAACCGCCACCGCTGCGATACTGTTCATTATCTCCCTGACCATCGCGGTGCTGTCATTCATCGTGAAAGATGAAAAGAGATTCTGAGCTCAGCGGAGCTTCGCATCGGCCCTGGCCATGAACTTGTCAGAATGGACGATGAAGCGCTCGTGGAATCCTGTACCTACATCGCCGAAGGCATCGGTGACCGATACTGCGAATCTGATACGGGCCCTGTCCACTTCGGTTATGGTGACCCTGCATAAGACCTCGGACCCTACCGGAGAAGCGGATACATGCCTGATGTCCACCAGGGTTCCCACGGTGGTGTCCCCCTCGGAAAGATACGGTGCCACAGCGGCCGAGGCCGCCTCCTCCACCAGGAGGATCATCCTGGGCGTCGCGAGTACAGGAAGTGTGCCGCTCCCCCATGAGAGTGCTGTATCCTTTTCTCCGACCGTGAGCTTCTTCTCGAAAACGAGTCCTGGGACTATCATGAATTCCCCATTCTGGAACCGATATTTGGACATTGGGGAACTCCTGCAACATCCAATCCACGGAACCAATTTATTAGGGAATAAACATACCCTCCGCGGATGGGACCATGAGCTTGGAGAACGAATTATTCCACGAGCTGTTATTGAAGAGGGATGACCTCAGAAAAAAGAATGCGAATGCCAGCGGAAGGGAGCCGCCCATATGCAGCGACGCCGCCCTTCAGGAGATGGCACAGCGTGTACCGACCAAGCTTGAGGATTTCAAAGCCATCGAGGGAATCGGCGACCGTTTCGTGGAACAATACGGACCCGCTTTCCTGGCAATCACCAAGAAATATGCGGTTACTGCCGCCAAGGGTTCCGCCATCGACCGCCGTCTGGCCCAGACCCTGAGGGAACTGCAGAAGAAGCTCGTCAACATCAGCAAGGCGAACCGTCTCCTCTTCCAGCCCAAGACCAGCAAGAAGTATTCCTTCGACCCCTGCGTCACCGGCAAGGGCACCGAGGCCCTGGGTCTCATATTCGGAAACAAGAGGGTCGTCAATCTGTGCGACTCCAAATCCAAAGAGGACGCCAAGGCATTCAAACGCGTCAACGAGATCATCAGGGAGGTCAGCCGCGACCAGAGGGAGAAGGGAGCCTTCGACCTCTATCTGGCCTATCCCTTCGTAGAAGGACGCCTGGTCGGCGACGACGATTTCCCCATCCGCGCCCCGCTCGCCCTCTTCCCCGTGACCCTCGAGAAGGAAGGTACGGCCATCAAGCTCAGGATGGACGACTCCAGGGATGCGGTATTCAACAACACCCTCCTGCTCGCGGCCATGAAGATCGGAGGCAGGAACCGTCCCCTGCCCGACAATGTCATCGAGACCTACGACGAGAAGAACTTCATCAACGACCTCAAACAGTTCTACGAGAGCGAGGGAATGCATCTCGTATTCCCCTCCAAGAAATCCGTTACCGAATTCGTCGAATACAAGGTAGCCGAGTTCCCCGACTATGCCCCCGGGGACCTGCATGTGGTCCACAACATCGTGGTCGGGAAATATCCCTCCTACTCCAGCTTCATCCAGAGGGACTTCGACACCCTCCTCTCCGGCAAGGAGATCAACAACAGCCTCGCCGACCTCATCAAGGACCTCAACAACGAGGATTTCTACTCCGACTACCCCATGCCCCTGTCCGACGAGGACATGAAGTCCCAGGGAGTCATGGCATCGGAGAAGGACCTCTATTACATCAACTCGCTCAACAGCGCCCAGGAGAACATCCTGACCGCCATCCAGAAGAAGGACGAACTCGTCGTCCAGGGACCTCCCGGCACCGGTAAGTCGCAGGTCATCACCGGGCTCATCTCCGCCGCGGTCGCCACCGGCAAGACCGTGCTGATGGTCTCGGAAAAGAAAACGGCACTGGATGTCGTGTACTCGAGGATGGGTACACTTTCGAAGTTCTGCATGCAGATCGACGACACCGCCGACAAGGACAGCTTCTACAAGCAGCTGTCCACCATGCTCAGCATCCAGCCCGTGGCCAACAGCGTCAGCCTGGATGCCATATCCGCGGAGATCGACCGCGACATCGGAAAACTCACGCACATCGCATCGGAGGTCTACGACGAAGGCGACTTCGGGGTCCCTGCCTGCAGCCTGTACGCCATGGACAGGTGGCTGGACCTCAGCGACAAGGTGCAGTACGAGACATACAAGCGTTACAAGGACAACGTCGCCGCCTCCCTCACCCGCACCGACTTCTCGACGATCAAGGACCTGCACATGAAGTTCGCCAACCCCTCGCTTATCAACAACATCCGCGACTACGAGAACGTCCTCGACAAATCCCCATGGATGGCCTTCATGAAATCGGACCTCAGCAGCTACGAGCTCAGCGAGATGAAAGCTGACCTGGAGAGGCTAGATGCCGAGGTCAGGGACCTCAACAGCAAGGGATTCATCTCCAGGCTCTTCTCCAAGGGAAAGGTCACCCGCGACGCCACCGACCTTGCCAACAAATACTTCACCAACTTCAGCAACAAGACCATCGAGGAGATCAAGAACGACCCGGTCTCCCTCATCGACACCGTTGACGATTACGACGTGTTCTGCGCCAGGTCCACCGTGTACCGCGGCCTGACCGACCTGGAGAAAGAGTACGGCAGAAGCGTCCTGGACCTCAGCAAGGTGACCAAGAGCTCGGACGCCACCACCAACGACGAGATCTACAGGTTCATCCTCAACGACCACCTGCAGAGGTTCGATGCCTCCCACAAGGACATCCTCCAGGAGCTCCACGACTTCGACAGCATCATCAGCAACATCGACCGCAACATGGAACAGAAGCGCGCCATGACCCGCAGGCTGATGGAGGGCATCCTCAGCAACGACCTCAGGTATATCACCGAATCCAAGAGGAGGGGCGACATAGCCAGGATCGTCGAGAACAAGAGGAAGTGGAGCCTCAACAAGTTCATCAACCGTTACGGATTCGAACTGTTCAAGGGAATCCGCGTATGGCTGCTCACCCCCGAGGTCGTATCCGACATCATCCCCATGGAGATGGGTCTGTTCGACCTGCTTATCTTCGACGAGGCTTCGCAGATGTACGTCGAGAAGGGTATCCCCTCCATCTACCGTGCCAAGAAGGTCGTCATCGCCGGTGACCACAAACAGCTGAGGCCTTCCAGCCTCGGTACCGGAAGGGTCACCTACGACGAGGACGAGGATGACGAGGAGGAGATGATGAACGGCGCCCTCGAGGAGGAGAGCCTCCTGGATCTCGCCCGTGCAAGGTACGACAGCATCCTGCTCAACTTCCATTACAGGTCCCGTTACGAGGAGCTCATCGCCTTCTCCAACTATGCGTTCTACGGCGGCAAGCTGTATGTGTCGCCCAACATCGTCCAGCCCGAGAGGCCTCCCATCGAGGTCATAAAAGTGGACGGTACCTGGGTCGACAGGCACAACGAGGCCGAAGCCGACAAGGTCGTGGAGCTCCTCAGGGAGTTCTTCCTGACCAGGCAGAACCGCGAGACCGTCGGTATCATCACCTTCAACGTGTCGCAGCGCGACCTGGTCTACGACAGGATCGAGGAGTACGCCGCCACCGACCCCGCATTCGCCACCGCAGTCTCGGAGGAGATGAAGCGTTTCGACAACGGAGAGGATGTCGGTCTCTTCGTGAAGAACATCGAGTCCGTGCAGGGTGACGAGAGGGATGTCATCATCTTCTCCGTGGCCTACGCCAAGAACGAGGACGGCAAGCTCATGCAGAGGTTCGGATGGCTCAACATGCGCGGAGGGGAGAACAGGCTCAACGTCGCCATCTCCCGTGCCAAGAAGAAGATCTTCATCGTCGATTCCATCGAACCCGAGGACCTCCAGGTCGACGGCCTCAAGAGCGACGGCCCCAGGATCCTCAAGAAATATCTCCAGTACGCCAAGGCCGTCAGCGACGGAAACACCCCGCTGGCACATTCCATCCTGCAGAGCTTCATCCCCTCCAGGGACGAGTATGCAGACGAGATCGGCAGCGAGACCCCTGTCATGAACAGGGTGTACACTGCTCTGGTCAGGAAGGGATACACCGTCGAGAAGAACATCGGTATCGGCGGATACACCATCGATCTGGCGGTCAAGCAGGACAATAGGTTCATCCTAGGTATCGAATGCGACAGCCACATCTACTCGCTCTCGAAGGACACCAGGGAGAGGGATTACCACCGCCAGAAATACCTCGAATCAAGGGGATGGCACATCCACAGGGTATGGACCCCGGGTATGTACAAGAACCCCGAGGCGGAGATCTCCAAGATCGTCACGGCCATCGAGCATGCGGAATTGGCTCCCTGACGATCAATCCCTAAGTTTCCAGAAAATGCGGATATACGGGAGCATCCAGCAAATCTGTGGATTATATATCCATTGATATATTTCCCCCATATATGTACAAGTTGGCGGTCTACGGAAAAGGGGGTATCGGGAAATCATCGATATCGTCCAACCTATCGTATATCCTTTCAACAAGGGGCCTGAAGGTTCTCCACGTCGGATGCGACCCCAAACACGATAGCACCAGACTGCTCACGGACGGGATCCCCCAGAGTACGTTCATGGAATCCCTTACCGAAAAAGGGAAGGATGAAGTCATAGCGAAAGGATCTAACGGCATCTACTGTATGGAATGCGGCGGTGCCGAACCGGGTATCGGATGTGCCGGAAAGGGTATGACCGCTATGTTCAATTATATCTCGGAACACACACCGGAGGATACGCAGGTAAGGGTCTGCGATGTCCTGGGGGATGTCGTGTGCGGAGGTTTCTCCGTGCCCATGCGCAGGAACAACGTGGATGGAATCGTAATAATCGCATCCGAGGAGTTCATGTCCATATATGCCGCCAACAACATCCTCAGAGGTATCGCCAACCTCAACGGCACGGCCTGCGTCCTCGGGATGGTGATCAACAGCCGCGACCCTGAGGATTCCGCAAGAATCGAATCGTTCGCCAAAGCGGCGGGGATAAGGATCCTCGGCATCGTTTCCCGCAGCGCCCTCTTCTCCAAAGCGGAATCCAGCGGCAAGACAGTCAGCGAACTGTTCCCAGATTCTCCCTCTTACAGGGAGCTGGCACATATAGCGGATATGATCCAGGATGCAATGGCTGGCAGGCTGGAACCTCTGCCTGCCAAACCTCTCTCCGACCGTGCCATGATGCAGATCGCGGCCGGAAAAGAAGTGACCGATGACGAACCCCCCAAGGTACGAACATCCTGCAGTTTCGACTCCTACGACAGGGAACGCAACGTCGTATACAGCGGGGACTTCGTCATGCCGGCATGCACCTCCCACGGTGCGTTCGAGATGCTGGCGAACCTGACCGATGCCGCCATGATTCTTCACGGGGCGAACAACTGCGCGTTCCTGGACGAGTATGCCTGGAACAGGGAGACCTATTGGGTCAGTTTCAGTTCCGGGAGATCCAGGAAATGCAACATATACTCGACCGGGCTCGATGAGAAGACGGTATTCACCGGAGACACCGAGATTCTGAAGAAGACCATACATAAGGCGGCCTCCGACGGGTTCCGCTACATCTTCGTAATACCCACATGCACTTCCGAGATCATCGGGACCGACATACGCGGCATAGCGGAGAGCGCCGAGGAAGAAGGCGTTACGATCATACCCGTATCCGCGGACAGAAGTTTCCTTTCCAGTAAATTCGGTTCCTACACCGGTTCGGTCCTGGCACTGTCCAGCATGATGGATTGGGGCGCCCCCAGAATCCCTGGCACAGTCTCATTCATCGGCATGGATAACTACCCGAAGAGGGACGAGAACAGCAGGTACATGGATTCCGTCCTGGCGAATTTCGGACTTAGACGCAACGGCGACTTCATCGCAGTAGAGACTGTTGCCGAGCTGATGAAGGTCCCCACCTCCCAATACCTCATAGCGATGGGACAGACGTTCTTCACCAAGCGCATAATGGATGTGGTTTCGGACCGTCGCGACATCCTGCACCTGGAGTCGATGGACGGCATGAAAGGGCTGCGCACCTGGTGCGAGACCCTCGGAAAGGTTACCGGCAGACCCGAGGATGCGGAGAGATTCCTCGAAACGGAGGAGAGGCTCTACCGTTCCGAGATATCCGAGATAAGAAAGAGGACCGAGGGAAGGAAGGCCATCATCTATACAGGTTCCGACACCGACTCCCTTGACTGGTATGTCGAGGTCCTCGATGATCTCGGAATCGAGGTACTGGCTATAGTCCTCTGGAAGAAGAGATTCGAGGACCGCTCCAGGAAGAAATGCACCTACTCCGGGATCAAGAGGATGCCTGATGTGGAGCTATGCCATCTCAAAAGTACGGCCGAATCCCTGGGAGCGGACCTGATAATCTCCGGGGATACAAGGGCCGGACGTGCGGGAATCCCCTGGTCGGGGATGGCAGTCCCTTACATCGGACGTATCGGTGCGGTACAATGGGCCAAACGCCTCAGCAGGTGCCTCAGCATCAAACCCGGAGAAGGGTGGAACATGGAGGTCTCCCAATGATGACAGAACCTGACGGATTTCTCGGAGCGGTATTGGCCGCACAGGGGTGCGGACTGAAAGCTATGATCAACGGACCCGGAGGGTGCAGATCGCGTACCGTCAACCTCTACCGCGAACTATCTGTCGAATACTCCGGCGAG
The sequence above is a segment of the methanogenic archaeon ISO4-H5 genome. Coding sequences within it:
- a CDS encoding DNA helicase gives rise to the protein MSLENELFHELLLKRDDLRKKNANASGREPPICSDAALQEMAQRVPTKLEDFKAIEGIGDRFVEQYGPAFLAITKKYAVTAAKGSAIDRRLAQTLRELQKKLVNISKANRLLFQPKTSKKYSFDPCVTGKGTEALGLIFGNKRVVNLCDSKSKEDAKAFKRVNEIIREVSRDQREKGAFDLYLAYPFVEGRLVGDDDFPIRAPLALFPVTLEKEGTAIKLRMDDSRDAVFNNTLLLAAMKIGGRNRPLPDNVIETYDEKNFINDLKQFYESEGMHLVFPSKKSVTEFVEYKVAEFPDYAPGDLHVVHNIVVGKYPSYSSFIQRDFDTLLSGKEINNSLADLIKDLNNEDFYSDYPMPLSDEDMKSQGVMASEKDLYYINSLNSAQENILTAIQKKDELVVQGPPGTGKSQVITGLISAAVATGKTVLMVSEKKTALDVVYSRMGTLSKFCMQIDDTADKDSFYKQLSTMLSIQPVANSVSLDAISAEIDRDIGKLTHIASEVYDEGDFGVPACSLYAMDRWLDLSDKVQYETYKRYKDNVAASLTRTDFSTIKDLHMKFANPSLINNIRDYENVLDKSPWMAFMKSDLSSYELSEMKADLERLDAEVRDLNSKGFISRLFSKGKVTRDATDLANKYFTNFSNKTIEEIKNDPVSLIDTVDDYDVFCARSTVYRGLTDLEKEYGRSVLDLSKVTKSSDATTNDEIYRFILNDHLQRFDASHKDILQELHDFDSIISNIDRNMEQKRAMTRRLMEGILSNDLRYITESKRRGDIARIVENKRKWSLNKFINRYGFELFKGIRVWLLTPEVVSDIIPMEMGLFDLLIFDEASQMYVEKGIPSIYRAKKVVIAGDHKQLRPSSLGTGRVTYDEDEDDEEEMMNGALEEESLLDLARARYDSILLNFHYRSRYEELIAFSNYAFYGGKLYVSPNIVQPERPPIEVIKVDGTWVDRHNEAEADKVVELLREFFLTRQNRETVGIITFNVSQRDLVYDRIEEYAATDPAFATAVSEEMKRFDNGEDVGLFVKNIESVQGDERDVIIFSVAYAKNEDGKLMQRFGWLNMRGGENRLNVAISRAKKKIFIVDSIEPEDLQVDGLKSDGPRILKKYLQYAKAVSDGNTPLAHSILQSFIPSRDEYADEIGSETPVMNRVYTALVRKGYTVEKNIGIGGYTIDLAVKQDNRFILGIECDSHIYSLSKDTRERDYHRQKYLESRGWHIHRVWTPGMYKNPEAEISKIVTAIEHAELAP
- a CDS encoding nitrogenase iron protein NifH2, producing the protein MYKLAVYGKGGIGKSSISSNLSYILSTRGLKVLHVGCDPKHDSTRLLTDGIPQSTFMESLTEKGKDEVIAKGSNGIYCMECGGAEPGIGCAGKGMTAMFNYISEHTPEDTQVRVCDVLGDVVCGGFSVPMRRNNVDGIVIIASEEFMSIYAANNILRGIANLNGTACVLGMVINSRDPEDSARIESFAKAAGIRILGIVSRSALFSKAESSGKTVSELFPDSPSYRELAHIADMIQDAMAGRLEPLPAKPLSDRAMMQIAAGKEVTDDEPPKVRTSCSFDSYDRERNVVYSGDFVMPACTSHGAFEMLANLTDAAMILHGANNCAFLDEYAWNRETYWVSFSSGRSRKCNIYSTGLDEKTVFTGDTEILKKTIHKAASDGFRYIFVIPTCTSEIIGTDIRGIAESAEEEGVTIIPVSADRSFLSSKFGSYTGSVLALSSMMDWGAPRIPGTVSFIGMDNYPKRDENSRYMDSVLANFGLRRNGDFIAVETVAELMKVPTSQYLIAMGQTFFTKRIMDVVSDRRDILHLESMDGMKGLRTWCETLGKVTGRPEDAERFLETEERLYRSEISEIRKRTEGRKAIIYTGSDTDSLDWYVEVLDDLGIEVLAIVLWKKRFEDRSRKKCTYSGIKRMPDVELCHLKSTAESLGADLIISGDTRAGRAGIPWSGMAVPYIGRIGAVQWAKRLSRCLSIKPGEGWNMEVSQ